AATATTGATAATCATTATCTGATACAACATTCTCCTTCTGTGAATGACCTGACGACTCACTTCcccagcgtctctctctctctctctgacgaTTTATATTCATGCAGCCGATGGAATTTTGCAGCTCTCCAGGGAGGACAGGGACTAAATGGCAGAGAGTCCAGGTTATTAGTTTGAGTCTTTGCCTCTgacacctcctgctgtgtttgattctctctctcctacacagTGACTCTGTCTATTCTATGACACACAACCCATAAATGAAACTTCAGGAGCTGTGCAGAAAAGTTTAAATCGGCTGGagattttaaattgaatgaaTTATACAGTTCTGATGATGGGGAAACAAAAACCAGGCTTTCTTAAAAACCTGCTGCCATTAAAACACATTGTGTCTCCTGACTCATGCACAACACATTTCAGTCtaggacaacacaaacacataaacagctGGGAACAGCAGGAGCGCCACATGGTTTCATGGTCTGTCGTCTGCTGAACTCTTTCAACTAAAGCTGATGTCGCGTttgaaaatgcaaacaaaagtcAAAACAGTTAGATAACGttgaaacaaacaacattttaacgGCACTTCCTAAAACAAAAGTGTTCAAGTGTAAGGGCTGAGAACTGTGTCCTGGAATTCATGCTTTCATTTCCATGTATTTCATGGATTGAGTGAGGATCCAGACTTTCAGGCCATGgagatcacagactgtaaataaacatggacgattccacttcctcccactgtccagaaatgaaaccaaaatgtcCTCGATAAGAACGACGGCCATCTTGCCATGAAGACGCTATTTGAGATTCTGCTTAACCAATGGAGAGTCAGTCTGGGCTGTcaaatcagaaacatgaacacatgaaTGTACATCACTGCGATCAGAACGACCTCAagggacagaaaccatctttgagaaaaaatgtatttcacacaTCCACGTGTAATTGGTGCAACTGTAATCCACAAAGATTAACATTTGATTAGATTGGGGGTGGGGAGGAAAATAGATTTCAAAGACAGGAAGCACCGACGGTTAAAGTAGAAAGAACAAAGGAGAAAAGATTGACACATGGAGAAaactaaaaagagaaaacaggtgAAGAGACGTTCAAGACAATCAGGTGGAAGTGAGGAAGATGGAGCAGACAAACCAGAGAGACATGAAGGAGAGGAACAGGAGAGGACCAGAGTGAGAGACGGACGACAGGAAACGAAGAGAACAGAGCGAggcggagaggagagagagagagagagagagagagagagagagcggaagAGAGCATATTACTCGTGGCAGACTCTGTGATGGAGTTAATGGGGTTTAGCCACTTCCTATATGTCATTACTGCCTTAACTGTCCTTCTTGACAAGCGTGAAAGAGGAACGTGAAATAGCCCTGTTTtagcaattttttttgttttcctgtattttatttgttatcacATCTGAGTATATTCAGTAAAATTGCCTTTTCTCAGATGGTCTGACAGCAACATGACAACAGCCTCAATTTCCATCAGATTTCTTATTTCGTTTACAGGAAATTTAACAAGGATAGTTAAAAAAGACAGGCTGTTCAATGCTGCTTACAGCTTCAGTTGAGGAAGATTCAGGTTTGGTACAAACAGACACTACAGTCGTTTCTCATGCTCTGTTAAATTAAGAAATTCATAGTTTGTACAAACCACAAGTTACTTCTTTGTTGTAGGTTTAATCTAACACCATCGAGCTCAGCAGCAAGCATGTaagtggaaagaggaaggaaggaagggggggggggtttaacagtttaaatttatctttctctgacagaatctgtctttcttctcagactcttctgtgttgtaggtagacgtgtctgtgatgtgactgagtttcatcttgtgcacattattcatctgtggacatttttcttgtttgaagtcacagacgagagcagcagctactatgagtgtaactgcagcagccagtggatttgttgtccttcttctcactgtgacaggtactgtacctctacattcatgttgtcactctattttacactcagacagtaaaaatataaatgaaccctTTCTTAattttcagatcaccacctgtaaagtgatgcagaaagaaaatatatgaatgaattatcatcagaattattgttttcatctttgtttaGAAGTTTCAGGCAGATCAAGGTTTCTATCGAAGAGAGTCtgaaatattcttattcttatccttattcttcttcttcttattattattatcatcatgactGAGTTCTTCTCCTCTCGATGCAggacttgtcatcagtgtgtggagtcattagttgaaatgctatggaatgctgctcatggaaatgtgtgtttcttttctacagaaagtaaaaagtaaactaagtgttctctggtgtcgttatgaatctgattctctgtgttacagtggtacagtgtgagaatggctgggatgtgagttacacttctactgagatctgtgccgtcagaggatcaacagtggacattacctgtacctacacatacccatccacagttaataaccatgatactacagttcaggaaactttctggttcattaaagagagtaatgggattcacgttgatctaaggactgatccggagtattcaggtcgtgtggagaatctctgtggaaacaacaagtgcactctgagaatcactaacctgagagagagcgactcagctgtgtacaagttcaggttcacaacaaaccaacctactgggagtttaactggttcagctggagtcactgtttctgtcacaggtaacatttacatctgaacattcattcatttatttcctacatcttgtttggttcacttgagtgtgtctgtgcacttttatatgcatgtgtgtgtttcagtttggactaaaatttatttcttattctcacacacaggtttgcatgtgcaggtgGGCAGATCAGTGATGTATTACTCTACTAACCAGGcagagctcaggtgtcagagcagttgtcgtcgtcctgatcatctgaactacgtctggtacgagaatcaacagaagatgaaggaaggagCATCTTATTCAGGTTATTTTCTTTATACAGacagagtttcctgtgctgttaaaggactcgaggatttccgctctccgtcaatgtgtgagtttaatctacagtatttcactaacatcaccatctgctggagtatttgagataatgcattgtaccataacttcatgtgtctttaaatacttttttctgcatGTGAATATTGAACAATTGGGatactactgtcagtactgacaaactAGTGTAGTACTAGTACTGGTATTCTGCTTGTGAAAATTAAGATTggagacatgactgctccccagaagtgaagccaaagcatcatgatcgccccctggtggctggctgcagcataaaACATatatcctgtctcctccatgttagtgggaaggacatggaccaatctaaaaagtcaaataaatttttctcaaagattttGGTGTCATTTtaggttcttatcacactgtattgttcatgtgtctcatcagtttggtttaaatttattatttgatgaaattaaaattagattaaacttcatgattgacagctgacgctgactcaggattggtcgagctcatgtatgggcgggaccttgatactgtggctccatctccggatcactactgtgcagactgtggttccaaatgtgaaagatggcagcgttggtatccaggatattttggcttcatttctggagagtgggaggaagtggagacgtgtcgtccatctttggtcgactctgcataaaagacacagatctTTTCCTCCATATTGAccagtttgctccattataagagcaacttatacaaggtccctcatgttcctcacctccaacagtgtgtttctccctcacactgaagtctaaagggaacttcactgtgttttatgtgaactgaaagtttcctcttcttggcatcgtcatcatcttaaaatgaaaacctgccgactggtgattcaccagagaaaatacatggagttagttttataaatgtataagtatatcttctgattctctgatgttctctgtgttacagtggtatggAGTCagaatggctgggatgtgagttacacttctactgagatctgtgccttcagaggatcaacagtggacattacctgtacctacacatacccatccaggtTGAATCACCGTGATACTACAGTTCaagaaactttctggttcattaaagagagtaatgggattcacgttgatctaaggactgatccagagtattcaggtcgtgtggagaatctctgtggaaacaacaagtgcactctgagaatctctaacctgagagagagcgactcagctgtgtacaagttcaggttcacaacaaaccaacctactgggagttttactggttcagctggagtcactctgtctgtcacaggtaacattttcattagagtcagtttgaaatgttagtgtgtatgttgaaataaaatcacatgtttgttcacagaccctcagctccaggtacatgtgaggagatcaacagccaatccatcttctacctggacagagctgacctgtcacagcaggtgtcagctccctgatcatctttcctacgtttggtacaataacaataaacctgttggacaaaaaaaatactttcacctccgacactttaatgctgaagacagctatcattgtgctatagaaggacaggagcgtttcccatctcctacagtgtgtgagtttactcctcctcatgaagctacaataatgtggataaattgaaatataaacttttaacaaataataaagagattgttttgattgtattctcatcctgtgtgttaatataaactatccttcagacgctccaaagcctccctctgtgtcagtgagtccctctggtgagatcatggagggcagctcggtgactctgacctgcagcagtgatgctaacccagcagctaactacacctggtacaaggcggacgaggactcaccaacagcatcaggacaaatcttcaccatcactaatatcacagctgaacatggtggaaagtatcagtgtgaggcccagaacacacacggacgtagtaaggccaccttacatctgactgttggagcaggtgattttACAACTCTGACTTTTACggcctacacccccccccctccttttaaTTGCACCAGAACCTAAAACCATCAATActcaggatttccagatgtgtcacagctgtatatcaagcccatcatattgcacatgaacaatactgactgaccaacagcatcacctggaaaactgagtcatcagtctaaccacactgttaatgtctcctgtctgttgtccagggaagtcagtgataatcatgaatatcatcaggctgactctggtggtcgtgctggttccagtgcttgtctggactctgtggacgaggtacaacaacacaaatccatcagttcaccctctgctctttgactgtcttcttcaaatgtcttcaaacactagtttcagtgttatgaagttcattttgtcaatcttgtgtttgttgttgttttcgatccaggatgaaaaagactctgagcttgaaatcagaagtgaatgaagctgtggagatgatagaggtgagagacagtgaggccaaaagaatgactccatatcactgttttcatctcaccatgttagagaaagagataaaacatttcttggatcagctactttgtctgaatctgccccaaaatgtaaaaggttctTTCCATTGAACGTATATTAAAATGGACATAGACTCTGGTTCTAGAAAGAAAGTGAATGatccatttagagtcaaatagaccataaagcactgcAGGCATTGGGTCATGGATACCGTGTGATGACAGCTAGCACTGGGTGCAGGTCACTGGTTTAGGTGGGCGGGCAGTGTCCTTGGGCCctgagtcaggctccaccccctctcctccaaatatggttacttctggtttcaaataACCAAGATGGCGCCGGACAACATGCGTTAACACttctttcttggtccatgtcctgcccttccaccaagttttgttgaaatcagtttttcagtttttgtgtaatcctgctgatgaacaaacaaacaaatggacagggggcgCAACTACGTTCAActgttttgaatgaactgtgattatttgcaggtttcatgaataaagtccagtgaggattaatattttctcatctctcctccatcagtcacacaactgtcCTGATTATGAGAacgttgctgctgcagcacagacagaggacacagaggagcaggaagacctggTGTGAAGCATCAGGTCAGAGCCACAGTGACAAACAGaatcaagatggacgacttcagagaacatccgtacaagcgagttttacagaaaccatagtgtgtagttattaaatacaggaaatctgtccaagcaacaaaatatctgagtgcaagcgcagagtttgagcacaagcagagcaaatcttagcaccagcaggagctgtgtgagtgcaagcgcagggttTTGAATAAAAACACCACGAAATATGAACGTGCAAGTCCAGCTCTCAAACTAAAAGACCACACTTTTGAATTTAGAGAAAAACACCCATACATTTCCTTTCTACTcatggtttcctgttttcttttatcctcaggtgcactgtgattggttgaaagTATGTTGAAGGCGACAGGAggtatctctctttccatccccgAGTTGCAGAATCAGCAGTTTGTGCAGCATGACCGTTAGAGCAAgagtattgttgtgttttttattttctttttctttgtgatgGGTCCAGTTGTCCAGTTTCCgcagctttatttctgtgagCTTTAGTTCTGATGTGGGTTTAGGTTAAAGGAAGATTCTCAGATCCTACGACCCTTTGTGGGTTGGTGTGTtgggttttccttcttttgtccattttgccggccttttgttgaagttgttgtcttttctgCAATAATTATTATGAAACCAAGGCCAGTAGCTGCttcactgtaaaatgttttcacaatGCTAAAATTTATGCAAGAATATCTattcctttcttttccttttgagATTGAATTCGTGTATGTGTAATATATCATAATGTGCTGttgggaaatgttttttgtgcAACCACAGACGGCCTATTTTCGGCCTATATGTGTTGTCAAAGCCTTAAAACAAGTATGGCCTTTGTCTTGAGAAAGCCTcccgaactcagtctcccagggtgcAACAGGTTCCATTGTTCTGAAAGAAGCCAGAGCACAGGGAACTCACTCTCCCAGGATTCCTCAACTTAACACAGAGGGGTGAAAAAACCccagggtcaactcctattggtcacacTGGCCCCTGACCAGtgaggtcaccaggccaatATAAGGAAAGGTTCCCCccaaattcttcttctttctccaatCCTTCTGAGGGCCAAAGGCTGTCCAgctgtcttctcctcctgcatcggagagagggagaaacctgATTTCTCCAGCTCAGCTCTTCTCTTCCCACCCAACGAGAGGTGGTCAGAGGTGCAGTTTCCAACTCATCTCTTCAAGGAAACCTTTACGCATCTCAAGCTTCTacaaactcctagcagcgactcgatgtcctgTGGGTAAGATTCAACGGCAACTGAACTGCACAGCCAcaacagaatcgcgaatgcagaaccttaccacacaaagccaggagatgtcacagaactgcaaacgGCACAGCAACTTTCTCCCTTTCTAATGACTGGTAACatactgggcttaataattatactagacTAAGccagactgtttatttgattctttgCAGTGTTTATAAGTTATATATATGTGGTGATATAGTGTTtataagttaaatgaaagttaatgttagttacTGTCTAAACAGACTCATTTAAATATGTTCCCGCTACCAGTTGTAAAACCACTTCTGAAGAAAAGGGGGGGGCTGGGAACTTTAGCGGGGCCAAACCACCATTTTGTAAGCAAGCTAAGGAGGGTGTGAATTTCAGTCAGCCAATTTGGGAAGCACCctaatttacacacacacacacacactcacatacacatctttgtatGGCTAGTACGtttgttagtaatttgtgtttttatactttattatattcataataaatgcttttctttcacaaatgttctttcattaatgttgcaagagtgaattttgccaacctctacactgtcaagaactccattaccttcactgttcattatataatctttaatagtaaatattgagatttctaatcgAATTAGATCTTTTCCCtacctttgaagggtggtgccccgaggtaactaaccaactaaagttatgatctaataataatattttaaatattaatgctttaaattttattttgataaccaaattcaTTGAATGCCTAATGGCACACCATTCGATGGTATGCCTTTTTAGGCATTATTGCACAGCAatgcaaaaggaaaagaaatagGACATTTTTACCGAAGTAAAAAGGCTgaatatacaaaaacaataatagaGGATGCTGAAAATTAAATAGACatgttgaataaaaacaaggaagTGTGTACAATTGAGTATTTTGTGTACCGTGGATGCGAAAAGTATGGAAGTGGAAACACAAGTCAAGTCTGCACCTTGTGGTGGTTGTGTGTTGGTCCAATAGGTGGCACCAGTTCACCACGTTTCCTCCAGGTATGAGCATTGGCTCCAGTGTTGAGTTGCTCAGGTGAGTTTGATCCTCTGTACATTAAATTCATCTTTTTAACCGAACATCCTGATTCTCTGAGGGGAAGGAGGGATAATATTCTATTGATACAACGTTCTCCTTCTTTGAATGACCTGACGACTCACCTCCCCAGCGTCTCTCTCCTACACAGTGACTCTGTCAATTCTATGACTTTCAACCAATAAATGAAACTTCAGgagctgtgcagcaaagtttaaATCATTCCTCCGAGCTGTGCGTTAAACGGCTGGagattttaaattgaatgaaTTATCCAGTTTCTGATGATGGGGAAAACGAAAACCAGGCTTCTTAAATACCTGCTGCCATTAAAACACATTACGTATCCTGACTCATGCATGAACAAGCAGAACAAAACGTTGCACAAAacaattcaacacaaacacataaacagcgGGGGAACAGCAGGAGCGCCACATGGATTCATCATCTGTCGTCTGCTGA
This is a stretch of genomic DNA from Pleuronectes platessa chromosome 3, fPlePla1.1, whole genome shotgun sequence. It encodes these proteins:
- the LOC128436858 gene encoding B-cell receptor CD22, which produces MSVTAAASGFVVLLLTVTVVQCENGWDVSYTSTEICAVRGSTVDITCTYTYPSTVNNHDTTVQETFWFIKESNGIHVDLRTDPEYSGRVENLCGNNKCTLRITNLRESDSAVYKFRFTTNQPTGSLTGSAGVTVSVTGLHVQTEFPVLLKDSRISALRQCWYGVRMAGMLNHRDTTVQETFWFIKESNGIHVDLRTDPEYSGRVENLCGNNKCTLRISNLRESDSAVYKFRFTTNQPTGSFTGSAGVTLSVTDPQLQVHVRRSTANPSSTWTELTCHSRCQLPDHLSYVWYNNNKPVGQKKYFHLRHFNAEDSYHCAIEGQERFPSPTVYAPKPPSVSVSPSGEIMEGSSVTLTCSSDANPAANYTWYKADEDSPTASGQIFTITNITAEHGGKYQCEAQNTHGRSKATLHLTVGAGKSVIIMNIIRLTLVVVLVPVLVWTLWTRMKKTLSLKSEVNEAVEMIESHNCPDYENVAAAAQTEDTEEQEDLV